Genomic segment of Paenibacillus sp. FSL R5-0912:
ATTATCTAAGAATCGACCAAGCAGCAATTTATGAATGATGCGACCGAAGACAGCATTGCGGTAAAGATTCATAACCAATACGTCCAAAAAGTCGGCAGAGTTTCCATGGGCGAAATCAACGCATGGAAAAATTCCATGAACTACTTTTATAAAGTATTAAATACAGACCATTTTGTTATGAATCAAATTTATAATATAGATTCAAAAAATGACAATTCAAGGAATTTATTAATATATCCCTGGTAATAGAACGTTTGTTTGGAAGGTGCTGGTAGGAAAATGACGAAATATGTATTTAGCTTAGTTTTAAAGTCCTACAGCTAAGTTAGAGTACATACAGGTAGATATAGATTTTCGACATTTTTTTCTGGAAGTTCACGTTGAAGCGAGGGCAACTTGGAAGTACTGCCTCTTGAAGATGAATTATAAGAAAAAAATTAAACTGAGTTACATCATTTTTAAACGCTCTAAAGAAAAAGCTTCTAAGGAGGCGGGCAATATTAGAGAAATTTATTTTATTATATTTAGAGACTCCAACTAGTCCCTACCATTTGAAAGCTTAAAAGGTCTTTTGGAGTAGTTTTTTGTGTCGAAAGTCTCATGGTTTGTTGGTTTTTCTATTTTTATGTCTTCCTTATTATGTTATAGTATAAGGATTAAAATTACATTGATGTTAAAAGAAAGATAATTGTATTCAGGAGTGTGTTGAATTTGGCAGAGTATAAATTAAAAGTGTCTGGAAATGCAATTGGAGAACTCTCTGAGAAGATTCCTTCCAATATAATTGCATTGAACGAGTTAATTAAAAATGCCTATGATGCTGGAGCAAATTCTGTATCAATAAATTTAGATACAAGTAAACAAATAATGACAATTCAGGATGATGGAAAAGGAATGAATGAGGAAGACATCTCCACTTTGCTTCAAATATCAAAGAGCACTAAGCAATATGGTAAGCTTGTCAATAACCGCTACATACAAGGTTCTAAAGGGTTAGGCTTCTTATCTGTTTTTAAGTTCGGGGATAAAGTTACGTGGAAAACGATTAAAGATAAGGAACGATGTTTTTCAATTGATTATAATGAAATATTAGGTCTAGATGATGTGTCAAATTATAACGTGATTATTGATGATGTTCTCAATGGAGATCTTAGGAAAGGTACAAAAATAGAGATTCAATTGAGAAACAGTTTTGGTGTTGAAAATTTAAAATCATATTTATTAGATCAAGTCAATAGAGATAAAATATTGAATTCTTTTATTGACAATACGTTTGAAATTATTCTGGAAATAGAAGGGAGGATATATCGAACAAAGAAGGAATTGTCCCTTGAGAAATACTACGAAGATAATAAAATGTTTCGAGTAACATATGATTCAGATTCTCATGAAATTGATATTCAATATTTTAACCATTCTAAATTTGGACCGTGGAATCCGGATAAAAAGTCTATCCCTGTAGATAGTTTTACAAATATAAATAGATTCAAACTGGAATTAGACCTTATGCTATATGATTTTACGGGAGGTAAAGGAAAGACAAGCCCGGATAAATTGTTTATTGATCCTACTAATACTTTAACTGAAAAATTAACTCCTTTGATTTTTATCAATAAAAACCTTTTTAACAATTACACATTGTTTGATCCCGAAATTTCCAGGTATAAAAGAGCTGGAGATAGCATGGCTCAAATGATTGGAATTGTTCAAATTATTACTGATGATTCAGAACTACAGTTTAACTCAGACCGAACTCAGTTCCAAGAAAACGAACTAACAAATGATATAAAGAACATTCTATCTGCTATAAATTTGTTTATTCAAAAGCAAGGGTCGGAAATTAAGAACGAAATCAAGAAAAGAAATAAAAAGAAAGCAGAAGAAGAAAAAAAGAAAGCAGAAGAAGAGAAAGCAGCCCATGATCATAATACATATCCACCTGAAAATGATCCACCTAAGAGTGATAAAAAAGAAGAAGGAACAAATCCTGAAAACCCTCAGGATGGAACTTCGACACCATCCAATAAACTTCAAGAACCATTTTTAAATTTAAAAGAAAGGGAACTGGCTTTCGAGTTACCACTTGAACCAATCAATTTAGTCGATTTCTTTGAAGTAGCAGAAGACTCATATGGTAATTCGGTTAATTTTGATAAAATTCAATGTGAAGCAAATGGATTAATTATTGAAAACAAAATATTAATAATTTCTTCCTCCGGAGAGCGCGATATATCATTTGGCTTTGAGGATTCATTAAGCGGAAAAGTAACCACTAGTCTTAAGATTCATGTTTTAGAAAAGATAGCAGAGCCGTTAGAAACAAAAAAAACAGATCGTATTCTTATTCCTAATGAGGCCAAAAGTGGATACAAAATTAAGTTTCAAAATACTCCAATTAATGATCTTGTTGATCAACTAAACAGATTGTTTAAGAATACAAGAACATCATATATTGAGGTCATTGCTTGTTCATTACGCTCTGTTTTTGAATTATCAGTTTATGAATGGGAAATGTCTGGAAAGGTAACGTATGTATTTAAAAAAAGTTCTTCGGACAGATTGATGGACAAGGTGGTTACCTTAATAAAAGCAATTATCGAAAACGATTATCTTGTAGGAGAAATAAGTAAGGGTTTAGGTTTGCCAAGTTACCGAGATTTTAAAAATGTCTTAACTGCGAAGGATTATGAGTCAACAATTAAAAAGTCTCACTTAGGAGCTCATAAATCTACAAAATCACTTTCTGAAAAAAATCTTGAGGATATAGGGAAAGATGTAGGTTTGTTTTTAGTGATCATAAACGAACTTTTGAATAATACTGTGATAGACTGGAGAAGAATAGGTTCACCTTGGCAGCTTGAGGTGTAACACTTAATAACTCGGAGATGATCAACAGATGAGAAATATAGCCTTCAAGGATTATAAAAAAAAGAGTGATATTCATGGTACCGTATTATATCCTGCTGTAATGGTTGCTCCGGTTCAGAAAAGTATTTTGGCTGACTTAATTGATACAACAAGAACAATCAGCATATTTGATCCTTTCCATGGATCAGGAACTTCATTATACGAAGCCTTGGAAATATCTGGTAATGTGCAATTGGTAGGGTGTGATATCAATCCTCTTGCCAATTTAATTACAAAAGTTAAACTCCAAGGGATTACGCATAATATTACTTCTGATATACACAAGATTAAGAAGATTTTGTCATCTCCATTTGAAGGAAATGCGCATACTTTTGTAAACATAAATAAATGGTTTAGAGAAGATATTATAATTTCATTGACGCACATTAGACAAGCAATTAAAGAAATAGATGATCAAAAGAACAGGTTGTTTTTTTGGTGTATGTTTAGTGATATCGTTCGAAAGTATAGTAATTCACGTAGTTCAACATATAAGTTACATACAAAGAATAATGAAGATATTAATAAAATGGAGAACAATTCGATCAATGATTTTATCAAATCAATTGAATTAAATTGGTACAAGTTTAACAAAAGTTTTGAACATTTCAGGCTCTATAAAGGAAATACACTTGAATTGATGGACTCCTTTTCTGAAAATAATTTTGATATCTGTATTACTTCTCCACCGTACGGTGATAATAATACAACAGTTCCATATGGGCAATTCTCAATGTTAGCATTATATTGGATTGATGATCAAGATTTAGTTTTGGAAGGTTGGGAGCTTGATAGTTATGCAATTATAGATTCAAATAGTCTAGGTGGAGCATTTTCTCAAGGGAAAGATGGCCATGTTGATAGTGAGCTATTAGTCCCCTATTTAGAAAAGATAACTCCTGAAAAGCATAAAAAGATTTTAAGGTTTTTTAGTGATTATTTTTTATTTCTTGATCAATTAGCTAAAGTTACAAGTTCACATATTATAATGACTTTAGGGAATAGAACAGTTGATGGTGTTAAAATTGATTTGAAAGAAATTACGGTCAATTATTTAACACAAATTGGATTTATAACATTAGAAATGTTGGAAAGAGAAATTGTATCTAAGCGAACTCCAAAAAAAATTTCAAGAGTTAAAAGTAAACCTGTTTCTTCGATGAACAAAGAGTACGTGATTGTGATGGAAAAAAAATATGATAAAGTTGCTTCCTTATAGCTTTTTCGGAATCTTAGATAATACAACGGCTTCATTAAAAATTTTTAATGGTTAATTCAATATACTTCTCACCATTTCACTATTGGGAGCGATTAGTTTTTATACTTAAGAGGGCAGTAACATAAAGTTGCTGCCCTTCATTCTGCTAACATTTTTGCTAACATGGCTGCATATCCCAATCCCTGAACGTAGAAGTGTTTTGAACAAAAAAACGTTAACCCGCGTGGTTAAAGGATTTATGTGCGGTCTTTCTATGGTATAGATAAGGGGCTAAAGTAGCTACTTCAAGACTTAAAATCCTGTGATGAATAACCACCTAACCGGCGCTATTCCAAAATTTTATATTCAAGGCTGAGATAGGCTCGAGTTCTGCGGTGCCTGATAGCCACGGAAATCAGACTGGAAATCCCTTTTTCGTAACTTGCTCAAACAAGCCGGAGGAGGGATTTTTTTGAGAAGAACTTTTACCGATTTGTTAATATCTTGTTGACGAAAAGCTTCTACAAGCAAAAAAATGTATACAGAAGGAATAAAATTAATAGTTCTAAATATGTAAGTTAAGGATTTAGCTACATGAATTACGGATAAGCTCATATATTCATATGTTCATAGTGCATGTGAGCTGCTATTCACTTAAAGATTAGATATTAAATGAGAAATTTGTAATATCCTTCTTCACCCATCCCCCAACAACTCCCCAACAGAAACCTCCAGCGCCTTTGCTATTGCCACCACCTCATAATCCTGCACGAGCCTATATTGACCCTCCAATCGCGATAAACTGGTTGGGCTGATGTCTAAACCAAAGGTTTGTAACCTAGCGAGGAAATCCTTTTGCTTCATTCGCTTAGCCTTTCGAATAGCTATAACTCGGGTCCCGATGATGTTTTTGTCACCAGGGGGCTCTTTGCGATGTCTCATTTCCGTGTCACCTCACAATTTAACCAAATTGTATGCGAGGTAACTGTTGTTTTAATGCGAATATCGAATTAAAATAAAATAAACCGATAAACGCAGTAAAATTTTTCTGTACATCGTCTACAGATATAGCTTTCCCACGAAGGAGAGGGTGCGATGCAACATCTGATGCAGAAATATGAGGAGGAGAAGCGCAAGCTGAATGAACTCGGAAATAAATCATTGGATCAGGGAATTCCGCTAAGCAGCAATGAAGCGGTTCAGGCTCAAAGTCGTAAGGTAGATGAACTCATTAATCAGATGTATCAAGAAAAAAGTGGACATACAGCTTCATTTCGTTTGAAATTCTGTCTTGGAGGGGATGTGGTGAGCTTTCCAGCATGGTTTATACAGACGATTCAAAGTCGATTGAATGAGGTTACCGCACAGATCGAGTATCAGTCCGAGCCTAGACTTCCTTTTGAAGAAGAGAGTAAAGCTTTTCAAGCATTATTTGAGTCCATAGACACTGCACATATGCCAGAGTTTGAGTACTGGGAGGACAAGCTTCAATTGAAGCAAGCCGTTATTTATGAACGCTTATATCTACAAGGGCTTAAGGATGGTATGCAGCTTGCAAATGCCTCTATTGCCCCTCCAGTGCTTTCGGACTAGGACATGTCCTGTGAAACATGCTGTTAAAGTACATTAGTATCAGAGCAAAGAGTGATAAATGCATACTTTATTATTAGGCTGTCCATGTGACAGTCTTTTTTCTTATGCTGATTTTTGGAAGGGAATCCCTCCCATATTGTCGAATTACCATACATATTGTAAATCCAGATGATATGAGGTTGGACTATGTTTAAAGCACTAAGGACACTCTTTCAAAAATCAAACCCTAAACCGCCACAGGCTGTGACTAAGGCACAAACTCCAAAGCCCAAATCAAAGGTTGCCTCCACACGAATTGGTGAGCTAGGCGAGCATAAAATCAATATCCAACTGGATCAGCTACCTAAAGAATGTAAATCGTTAAGTGATCTGTTGCTCCCTAATCCTAAGTCTCGAACAGGCTATGCTCAGATTGATCATATTGTCATTTCCCCATATTGCTTATTTGTCATTGAGACGAAAAACTACAATGGGGAAATTAAGGGTGGGCGGACGGATCAGCAATGGTCAGTGAGCAATCGTTATAAGATGTATAATCCGTTGAAGCAAAACTACGGACATATCAAGGCCATTGAGAGTCTGATAAAAGGTGTAGCGGCAGTGAAATTCATCTCCATGATCTCATTCACCATGAGATGTCGGTTCAGTATTGATCCTGAGCTGCGGAAGATTCATTCAGACGAGCTGGTTGTCTATGATGTGGAACTAAGTGAGTATATCTCTAGGAAGCTGATCAGTTTGAAGACGGGAACTCATGAACCTCCTATTTCTGCGGCGCAGGTCCAAACGATATACGATCATTTGATTAAGGCTAATATCACCGATCCCGAGATTCGTAAGCTTCATGTACAGAGAATAAAGGGAACTAAGGCGTAGCATCAGTACAAGACCTATCATTGGACAAAGGGAGTTAACATACATGATCAAACAACTACGAAGCTGGTGGAAGGATACAGAGATAGCTAACCTAATCGGCCGTAAAAAAGTGGACTTTTCTATCTTTCGTGACGGTACTCATATTCCAGTTGAATTTCATCCGGATTTCTTAGAAGCTAATCAAGGTCAACAGCCTAACCTGGGTGAAGGAATAAAGGTTAAGCTCATTCACGAAGATCGAGACTATGAAGCTACGCTATTTAAAATTGATCAAGCATCGGCTAGTCGGGAAGCTCTTCAACTTCGCTATAACGGAAATCAAACGCTGAAGGAGTTGTTAATTGAAGCCTTCAAGCATTCGTATTCCTACATTATGCAAGAGAGAACGAATCAACTAGCGGATGATGCGAAGCGGCCTCAGGTTGTTGTTCCTGAAGATCAAGCCGAATACATAGATTTCTTTGCGACAGGAGTTCCTTTCGAATACCGTTTAGAGTTTATAACGTATAAGCCGAAGCCTAATGTATGGTGGGTGAATCAGGGAACCACCATTCAAGCGGAGAAGCAAGCGGGAATTCTGTGGGCACCTCTACTGAATACTCAAGGCCGTAAGCTATATCACTGGGAGACGATGAAGGAAGTTAAAGAAGGAGATATCATCCTTCATTATTCCAATAAGGCTATTCGTTATGTTAGCCAGGTTACAGCTGCGGCAGTCGAGGCACCGAAACCAGGCTCTATGGCTAATACGGGTTGGCAAGAGGAAGGAAGACTGGTTCGCACCCATTATGTAGAACTTATTCCGTCCATTGCGCTACAACAGTTCAATCAGCAAATTATGCAATTGAACATAACCCAAGGACCGCTCCATACTGGAGGCGGAGTGAATCAAGGGTATTTGTTCCGCTTTTCAAGACAAGGGCTTCAAGTGCTTCAATCACTCACGACAGAAGTGAATTGGCCTGATTTTACTATTCTAGAGCAAGATGAGGTTGCCTCCAGTATGGAGAGCTTGCGTGAGGTGATTCCTATTCTACCGCCATCCGATTCTAGCATTTCAGCCTTCCTCCACCAAATCCAATCCCACATCCGCCGCCAAGGCTTCTTTTTCCCTGAGCATCTGATCGAGAACTTCTACCTCTCGCTGAAGGCGAAGCCTTTTGTCATCCTAGCAGGTATATCCGGCACGGGGAAGACGCGGCTGGTGAAGCTGTTCGCGGAGGCGCTGGGGGCGACGCGGGATAATGGGCAGTATACGTTGATTCCGGTGCGGCCGGATTGGAGTGATCCTGCGGATCTGCTGGGGTATAAGGATCTGTCGGGCAGGTTCCAGCCGGGTCCGATGACGCAGGTGTTCGTGGAGGCGCGGCAGCCGGAGAATCGGCATAAGCCGTATTTTATCTGTCTGGATGAGATGAATCTGGCCCGGGTGGAGCATTATTTCAGTGATCTGCTAAGTGTGCTGGAGACGCAGGAGTGGCGGGAGAGTGAGATTCAGACGCAGGAGCTGATCTCTCGTGCCTTGCTGGGTACGCCTGAGGACCAAGTGAAATATGGAGGCCTGGGCATTCCGGAGAATGTATTTCTGATCGGGACGGTGAATATGGACGAGACTACGCATCCTTTTAGCAAAAAAGTTCTCGACCGCGCAAGCACCCTAGAGTTCAATTACATCAATCTGCAGCAGTATCCGCAAGGGGCTGAGCAGGACGCTGGTGATCCCGCTGATCTTAAGGAGCTGAATCATCTCTTCCTCCGTTCCGATTATTTGCAGCTGGTGGATGCCTATGATACTCATCAGGAGCTCGTTGTGCGGACGACGGAGAGACTGGTTCAGATCAATACGCTGCTGGAGGATATCCATGCTCATGTGGGCTTCCGGGTGCGGGATGCGATTTGCTTCTATATGATCTATAACGAGCGCTTTGGCCTGATGGATGAGGAAGAGGCGTTTGACTGGCAGCTGCTGCAAAAGATTCTGCCGCGTATCCAGGGAAGTCATTCCTCCGTGCGCCGGGTGCTGCTTAATCTGATGAAGGTTGCTACAGGCAGCGGTGCCGGCATTGCGGTTAATGTTCAAGAACTCATGGACGATGATGCTTCTCCGCTCTATATGAAATGGGCTGCCGGGCAGAATCCGCCTGGGGTCAAGCATCCGCAAAGTGCCCGTAAATTGGCTTATATGCTGAGGAGGCTGGAGGAAGATGGATTCACCTCATACTGGCTTTCTTAATCAGGCGGTGGAATTGCTCCGTATCGAGACGGAGCTTTTTACGCTATATGTGCAGGGGCGGCCCTATCATCCTACGGTGGAGACGTTGCAGCTTCATCGCTCTCCGGAGCAGGAGTGGGTGAATGCTCAGCTTGGAATTACCTGCTCGCAGCGGCTTGGGGAAGTACAGATTAAGGTGTTCTCGCCTGAAGCCTATGGGCTGATCGACTGGCAGCCGGGGGAGTCTTCCTTTCCTTGCTTTTATGAGACGCAGCCGTATGAACTGGTGATTCAGAATAAGAAGGCGGCCAAGCTTACTTTCTATCATGAAAATGTGCTGCTCCGGCAGGCGGTTAAGCCTCTAGGTGAGTCTATCCTTGCAGGTGTGCTGAACTTTGGGAATGAGGTTGGGCTGACGGAATGGGAGATCCGGGGCGAAGGGCAGACGCTGCTGCGGGTGGAGATGGAGATTTTCCCCTCGAAGATGGAATATAAGCGGGATTACCAGAACCTTCTGCATGAGGTGAATGCGCAGATCTATAATTTGGCTTTTGATTTTCTGCGCCGGACCTATCAGCTAACTGGCCTTAAGGAGACGCAGCATCAGAGCCTGACGGAGTTCTTCGCCATCCTACAGCATGTATTCAGACAGCTCTTGGATGCCGTTGAGCGGATCAACAAGAATCCTAATGTTGCGCTGCTCCAGGAGCGGCGGTTAATGGATGCAGGCCGGGTCAAGAAAGCCGGAAGAGAGAACATCCGTGAGCTCGCGAAGCATCCTGAACGGTTAAGAGAAGACATGAACCATGGGTTCTTAACCATCGGTAACCGGAGCTACACAGCATCCCACTTAATGGAGACACGGAAGCGCCTCGCCTATGATACAAGTGAGAACCGGTTCGTCCGCTGGATGCTGGAACGGATTCATGGCAAGCTGAAGGAGCTTAAGAACCGCTGGAAAAAGAACAACCGGACCTCAGATCCGCAGCTCATCCGAAGAATCGACACGATGCTCACTCAGCTGGAGCGGGTGCTTAAGATAGATTTTCTGCGGGAGGCCGGAGCGCTGAAGCAGATATCCGTAACACTAGTGCTGCAGATGGCCCCCGGATACCGGGAGGTCTATCGCTGTTATCTCATGCTGCTCAAAGGCCTGTCAATTCAAGGTGACCTGCTTCGCCTATCCATGAAGGATGTCGCGCAGCTCTATGAATACTGGTGCTTCCTTAAGCTGAATCAGCTTCTGGGGCAGAAGTATAGGCTGGTGAAGCAGGATATCATTAAGGTGAACCGGAACGGGATCTTTGTGACGCTGGATCGCTCGCAGAGCTCGAAGATGGTCTATGAGAATCCTGTTAACGGGGAGCAGTTCATCCTGTACTATAATGCGATTCCTGGAACAGATAGGACCCCAACGCTCAGTCAACGTCCTGACAATGTGCTTACCTTGAAGAAGAAGGATGCGGGTCAGATCAAGGAGTATAAGTATGTGTTCGATGCGAAGTATCGGTTGAATCCGGCGTATGAGGGGACTTCTTATCAGCAGAAATATGGTCAGCCTGGGCCGGAAGAGGATGACATTAATACGATGCACCGCTACCGGGACGCGATAGTCTATCAGGAGATAGGCTCCGGGGAATACGAACGAAGCATGTTCGGGGCGTATGTGTTATTTCCGTACCCTGATGAGGAGCGGTACAAGTCCCACCGTTTCTACAAAAGCATCGGGCTGCTCAACATTGGCGCCTTGCCGTTCCTGCCGAATTCCACAAGTCTGGTGGAGCAATTCCTGGCAGAGATTATTCAGGATAGTCCGGAAAAAGCTTACGAACGCTCGACACGTCCACGTGGGACGAAAGAATACTACGCCAATCAGCTGGCGGGCAAAAATGTGCTGGTCGGTTCAGTCCGGGGGCCGGAACAGGTAGCGGTGGCGGTGCGGGAAGCTTTTTATCATATGCCGCTTAAGAATCTATCCGATGTAAAAATCCTCACTCAGCTCGAATACGTCGCCATGTGCCAATCTCGCAAAAAGTTCGTTGATCCCGCCAAAACAGGCATTCACTGGGTAGGGAAGGTAGCGGATTGGAAGGTGCTGCAGCGTAAGGAGATTAAGGAAGTCCCTTGTCGGCCGGGTACCGAGGAGGATCTGTATGTACGCTTCACGGTTGAGGAATGGAAGAGCTTAGCTGTTCCTATTACGCTAGGAGGACAAGGAATTCTCACGGTGCTCTACACCAGTAAGTATATCCTGGACCGGTCCTTGGAGATTGCTGAGCTCCGGCTGGAAACGGAGGAAGCGCTCCGGGAATGGCGGGAGAAGCGGCGTAAGGGCAGAGTTAAGGTGAGGCTGGATCATGAGGAGTATGTGGATTTGGGTAGTGTTGTGGAGGTTAGGAATATATAGTGAAATAAATAGAGTGAAGAAAGTGAATCCATGGTTGTGTTTTACGTTGTAAAACATTGTCACCATGGTATAATGAACTCAGAAACAGCGTACAATGGCAAAGAGAGCCGTGCTGGTAACACGACTCTCTGCGCAATAGCCGCTTTTAAGGGCGGAGGCTTTTAAAGGTAGACCAGTCAAAGAATAGACCGCTTCCCTTGAGAAGGGCGGTCTATTTCTTTTTGAGGTAATTTAGCAGCGCGATAATGAACATGCCGAACATGAACATCAGGGACAATGCTTGATAAACCTCCATTGGCGTCACCCCCCTTCCGGGAGATTAGCCGACCGCCCATATAAGCCTTCCATTGCTTCTGCGATTATATCATGAATGGAAAAATTTGAATATACGAACCCAATCCCCCAAAAAAGCTCAAGCGCAGGGCTCCCCACACCTGCCTTTGGGCTTTTTTCTATGCCCCCAAGTTCCTCTCTTGGAAATTTATTCTTCCGTCGTAATACTTTCGCCATGTTCGTTGCGCTGGATATCAGCGATGATAGGACCTGTAAGATAACGCCGAGCGCGTTCATCATGCATCCGGTTCTTATCCGGGCGGGCGTAACGAGGCGGGGATCTCAGTTGATCCCGCAGTGCCGGCATGTATGTTACGGTATCCTGTACGGTCCGTTTCGGTAAGAGTCCCTAATCGCCTTCTAAGCGACGTTGGTACAGTACTCGATTTCCATCGAGCGACAATTGAAGCACAATCTGAGTAAGGAAACCAATGGACAGAATCTCCAGCGGCTGGTATAGCGCACTGTAGTAGGGCTTTGCAATCCGTGGATACCGATGGTGCGGCAGCTGGGGAGGCTGTGGCAAGGACAGAAGGGAACGAAGGCCGGCTGAAGTATGGGTTAGCCTCGGACTCAAATGTCCTCCCGGACCTCCCGGCAGACCCGTCTGTCTCAAATGTGATTCCGCCTGAGCTGCAGCGGGATTCTGTCAGCCATTGGTCAAACATGAAGGGGGCATACATATGTTGAAGCAAATCACGATTCAAGCGGATCAGCGCGGTCTGCTCTTTCATAAGGGAAGTTATGTGAAGCGGCTGCTACCGGGAACCTACCGTTACTTATCATGGTCGCAGCATACAGTGGCAGTACTGAATATTGCCAAACCGTTTATTGTCGAGGGCAAAGACCTGCAGCTATTTTTACAGGATGATGAACTCCTGCGGGAGCTCGATGTCGTACGCGTACAGGATCATGAGATTGTTCTGCACTATGAGGATGGCCAATTCATGCAAGTGCTGAAGCCGGGTGTGTATGCTTATTGGAACCTCCTCAGGAAGCACACCTTCGTACATACGGATATAGGGCAGCCGGAGCTGCCTGCCGGGATCGACCGCTCGATTATCCCGAAGCTTACTCCGTACGTGCAGTGCTGCGAAATCGCGAGCTACGAGCAGGGATTCCTGTTCTATGATCATACGCTCCAGCGGGAGCTTACGCCGGGTAAGTATTATTTCTGGAAGGGACCGGTCTCGGTGCTGACGAAGACAGTCGATCTAAGACAGCAGCAGATGGATCTGGTTGGCCAGGAAATGATGACAGAAGATAAGGTCTCGCTGCGTCTGAATTTCGTATGCCAGTACACCATCGTAAGTCCGCACCGCGTTCTGGAGATGAAGGGGTTTGACGAGCAGATA
This window contains:
- a CDS encoding ATP-binding protein, with translation MAEYKLKVSGNAIGELSEKIPSNIIALNELIKNAYDAGANSVSINLDTSKQIMTIQDDGKGMNEEDISTLLQISKSTKQYGKLVNNRYIQGSKGLGFLSVFKFGDKVTWKTIKDKERCFSIDYNEILGLDDVSNYNVIIDDVLNGDLRKGTKIEIQLRNSFGVENLKSYLLDQVNRDKILNSFIDNTFEIILEIEGRIYRTKKELSLEKYYEDNKMFRVTYDSDSHEIDIQYFNHSKFGPWNPDKKSIPVDSFTNINRFKLELDLMLYDFTGGKGKTSPDKLFIDPTNTLTEKLTPLIFINKNLFNNYTLFDPEISRYKRAGDSMAQMIGIVQIITDDSELQFNSDRTQFQENELTNDIKNILSAINLFIQKQGSEIKNEIKKRNKKKAEEEKKKAEEEKAAHDHNTYPPENDPPKSDKKEEGTNPENPQDGTSTPSNKLQEPFLNLKERELAFELPLEPINLVDFFEVAEDSYGNSVNFDKIQCEANGLIIENKILIISSSGERDISFGFEDSLSGKVTTSLKIHVLEKIAEPLETKKTDRILIPNEAKSGYKIKFQNTPINDLVDQLNRLFKNTRTSYIEVIACSLRSVFELSVYEWEMSGKVTYVFKKSSSDRLMDKVVTLIKAIIENDYLVGEISKGLGLPSYRDFKNVLTAKDYESTIKKSHLGAHKSTKSLSEKNLEDIGKDVGLFLVIINELLNNTVIDWRRIGSPWQLEV
- a CDS encoding Eco57I restriction-modification methylase domain-containing protein, with the translated sequence MRNIAFKDYKKKSDIHGTVLYPAVMVAPVQKSILADLIDTTRTISIFDPFHGSGTSLYEALEISGNVQLVGCDINPLANLITKVKLQGITHNITSDIHKIKKILSSPFEGNAHTFVNINKWFREDIIISLTHIRQAIKEIDDQKNRLFFWCMFSDIVRKYSNSRSSTYKLHTKNNEDINKMENNSINDFIKSIELNWYKFNKSFEHFRLYKGNTLELMDSFSENNFDICITSPPYGDNNTTVPYGQFSMLALYWIDDQDLVLEGWELDSYAIIDSNSLGGAFSQGKDGHVDSELLVPYLEKITPEKHKKILRFFSDYFLFLDQLAKVTSSHIIMTLGNRTVDGVKIDLKEITVNYLTQIGFITLEMLEREIVSKRTPKKISRVKSKPVSSMNKEYVIVMEKKYDKVASL
- a CDS encoding helix-turn-helix domain-containing protein, whose amino-acid sequence is MRHRKEPPGDKNIIGTRVIAIRKAKRMKQKDFLARLQTFGLDISPTSLSRLEGQYRLVQDYEVVAIAKALEVSVGELLGDG
- a CDS encoding aspartyl-phosphate phosphatase Spo0E family protein, translating into MQHLMQKYEEEKRKLNELGNKSLDQGIPLSSNEAVQAQSRKVDELINQMYQEKSGHTASFRLKFCLGGDVVSFPAWFIQTIQSRLNEVTAQIEYQSEPRLPFEEESKAFQALFESIDTAHMPEFEYWEDKLQLKQAVIYERLYLQGLKDGMQLANASIAPPVLSD
- a CDS encoding nuclease-related domain-containing protein, whose translation is MFKALRTLFQKSNPKPPQAVTKAQTPKPKSKVASTRIGELGEHKINIQLDQLPKECKSLSDLLLPNPKSRTGYAQIDHIVISPYCLFVIETKNYNGEIKGGRTDQQWSVSNRYKMYNPLKQNYGHIKAIESLIKGVAAVKFISMISFTMRCRFSIDPELRKIHSDELVVYDVELSEYISRKLISLKTGTHEPPISAAQVQTIYDHLIKANITDPEIRKLHVQRIKGTKA
- a CDS encoding McrB family protein, giving the protein MIKQLRSWWKDTEIANLIGRKKVDFSIFRDGTHIPVEFHPDFLEANQGQQPNLGEGIKVKLIHEDRDYEATLFKIDQASASREALQLRYNGNQTLKELLIEAFKHSYSYIMQERTNQLADDAKRPQVVVPEDQAEYIDFFATGVPFEYRLEFITYKPKPNVWWVNQGTTIQAEKQAGILWAPLLNTQGRKLYHWETMKEVKEGDIILHYSNKAIRYVSQVTAAAVEAPKPGSMANTGWQEEGRLVRTHYVELIPSIALQQFNQQIMQLNITQGPLHTGGGVNQGYLFRFSRQGLQVLQSLTTEVNWPDFTILEQDEVASSMESLREVIPILPPSDSSISAFLHQIQSHIRRQGFFFPEHLIENFYLSLKAKPFVILAGISGTGKTRLVKLFAEALGATRDNGQYTLIPVRPDWSDPADLLGYKDLSGRFQPGPMTQVFVEARQPENRHKPYFICLDEMNLARVEHYFSDLLSVLETQEWRESEIQTQELISRALLGTPEDQVKYGGLGIPENVFLIGTVNMDETTHPFSKKVLDRASTLEFNYINLQQYPQGAEQDAGDPADLKELNHLFLRSDYLQLVDAYDTHQELVVRTTERLVQINTLLEDIHAHVGFRVRDAICFYMIYNERFGLMDEEEAFDWQLLQKILPRIQGSHSSVRRVLLNLMKVATGSGAGIAVNVQELMDDDASPLYMKWAAGQNPPGVKHPQSARKLAYMLRRLEEDGFTSYWLS